The Dunckerocampus dactyliophorus isolate RoL2022-P2 chromosome 16, RoL_Ddac_1.1, whole genome shotgun sequence genome includes a window with the following:
- the c16h5orf24 gene encoding UPF0461 protein C5orf24 homolog yields MMRQVTSGDFCMNARPSCLAEDGHHPATHFDLCATQPNKFYPPPPPPSLQMTLAPMALPAPSHKAMVCPRQEVLGGDPQLPVKLPGVKSGDPEAVAGDDSKKKNKGAGKTGRRGRPLGTTKLAGYRTSTGRPLGTTRAAGFKTSPGRPLGTTRAAGYKVSPGRPPGSIKGLSRLNKLTYSGACSGAAFPYPLPHKDILCEPSCKDKSPTE; encoded by the coding sequence ATGATGCGCCAGGTGACAAGCGGCGACTTCTGCATGAACGCACGGCCGTCGTGCCTGGCGGAGGACGGCCATCACCCGGCCACTCACTTTGACCTTTGCGCCACACAGCCCAACAAGTTCTACCCCCCCCCTCCGCCACCGTCACTCCAGATGACGCTGGCCCCCATGGCACTGCCCGCTCCGAGCCACAAGGCCATGGTGTGCCCGAGACAGGAAGTTCTCGGGGGTGACCCGCAGTTACCCGTGAAGCTCCCGGGTGTGAAAAGTGGCGACCCAGAGGCGGTGGCGGGAGACGACAGCAAAAAGAAGAACAAAGGTGCCGGGAAGACGGGCAGGAGGGGGCGCCCCCTGGGCACCACCAAGCTGGCGGGGTACAGGACCAGCACGGGGCGCCCCCTCGGCACCACCAGGGCTGCCGGCTTCAAGACGAGCCCGGGCCGGCCACTGGGCACTACCAGGGCGGCGGGCTACAAGGTGAGCCCTGGGCGACCCCCTGGCAGCATCAAGGGCCTCTCCCGTCTCAACAAACTGACGTACAGCGGCGCCTGCAGCGGGGCCGCCTTCCCATACCCCCTCCCTCACAAGGACATCCTGTGTGAACCCTCGTGCAAGGACAAGAGTCCTACAGAGTGA